A genomic window from Flavobacterium phycosphaerae includes:
- a CDS encoding transposase-like zinc-binding domain-containing protein produces MEILACPKCQSDTIVKSGIIKDRQRYLCKKCNYFFTVNKMGKKIDSYYVTKALQLYLEGLSFREIERIIGVSHVTVSNWVKEFKLTKPNHTDYHPTYKIYNHLELVEYLKIKEHLSGAGMIITELGDKFMLIKWERFKD; encoded by the coding sequence ATGGAGATTTTAGCCTGTCCCAAATGCCAAAGCGATACTATAGTAAAAAGCGGTATCATCAAAGACCGGCAGCGGTATTTGTGTAAAAAGTGCAATTACTTTTTCACCGTCAATAAGATGGGGAAAAAGATCGACAGCTACTATGTTACTAAGGCGTTGCAGCTCTATTTGGAAGGGCTTAGTTTTAGAGAAATAGAGCGTATTATAGGGGTTTCACACGTTACGGTAAGCAATTGGGTCAAGGAGTTTAAGCTGACCAAACCTAATCATACCGATTACCACCCCACTTATAAGATATACAACCACTTAGAACTGGTGGAATACTTAAAAATCAAAGAGCATTTGTCAGGCGCCGGCATGATTATTACCGAGTTAGGTGATAAGTTTATGCTAATAAAATGGGAGCGTTTCAAGGATTAG
- a CDS encoding leucine-rich repeat domain-containing protein, with translation MINLIGEGITKFPSIQPNETQIRIESTSIKTIPTNIGQFPLLQILRLRNNKIEFVPKEIGNLKKLTQLFLSNNQINELPNEIGSLTSLVQLRIENNQLVELPREIGDLENLTHLYLNNNKLNYLPPEIKKLNKLVYFSIEGNNFSLPPSYSQTNPFQTIDYILNNQKEKVESLITKKAYCFINANKDNVVERYNNLISEFSKSNEIDFITINSETDINQETNVVFLICPIDTHIDQTLVEKISRLCLEKKIRFYIFSQDKFIENNFESANLDYWKEFQTTKLKLENEFKNEFKTYSSYEQLNNLIFEALKQHKPDIRLKKLTLTNIGHFSHVEIDFDKDITCLIGENGCGKSTILKTLALGIIGPNYKKIEEKSKSNLLKILEYTETSILYKDGTIILDYTIDGDSFTNSIEIIPKDNGNDIIFNLKEDSKIIYNEYNLKSLIVGFPQDRGIDNHGQDSFQVKQSQPHIEDLIPLINGKDDFRLKSFTSWIANLYFDFVKKNKELDGNQSNEEFLIDTAFEIISKITKKEIKFITVTKINPPEIWVKTQDAPNGIPLSLISQGFKIVVSWVGYLMQRFIDTFPLSNPNSAFQESAIVIIDEVDISMHPIWQVSFIEILKDVFPNTQFIISTHDPIIIGGLLKKQVRVLKEHEGLTTVFEPDFDPKGLGVAGILTSELFGLKSTLDIHTLEIMSRRNELLLKQDIGKLSSDEKSELNEIFHNLNSLGINTTDRDPLYEKFIVAVGKRDKFIKQKYSPEEMELQNDIASEILEEILKEQKEQK, from the coding sequence ATGATTAACCTTATAGGTGAAGGAATTACAAAGTTTCCTTCTATACAACCAAATGAAACACAAATACGTATCGAAAGTACCTCGATAAAGACCATTCCCACAAACATTGGTCAATTTCCTTTACTCCAAATTCTTCGATTGAGAAACAATAAAATCGAATTTGTACCTAAAGAAATTGGAAATTTGAAAAAACTAACTCAACTGTTTTTATCAAATAATCAGATTAATGAACTTCCCAATGAAATTGGAAGTTTAACCTCTTTGGTTCAATTAAGAATTGAAAATAATCAACTTGTCGAATTGCCTAGGGAAATAGGAGATTTAGAAAATCTAACACACTTGTATTTAAATAACAATAAATTAAATTATCTGCCACCAGAAATAAAAAAATTAAACAAACTTGTTTACTTTTCGATAGAAGGAAACAACTTTTCTTTACCACCAAGTTACAGCCAAACAAATCCATTCCAAACAATTGATTATATACTTAATAATCAAAAAGAAAAAGTTGAAAGCTTGATTACAAAAAAAGCTTATTGTTTTATAAATGCAAATAAAGATAATGTTGTTGAAAGATATAACAATCTTATATCCGAATTTTCGAAATCAAATGAAATAGATTTTATTACAATAAATTCTGAAACAGATATTAATCAAGAAACAAATGTTGTTTTCTTAATTTGTCCAATAGATACACATATAGACCAAACGCTAGTAGAAAAAATATCTAGATTGTGTCTCGAAAAAAAAATACGCTTTTATATTTTCTCTCAAGATAAATTTATTGAGAACAACTTTGAGTCTGCTAATTTGGATTATTGGAAAGAATTTCAAACAACAAAACTAAAATTAGAAAATGAATTCAAAAATGAATTTAAAACTTACTCATCTTATGAACAACTAAATAATTTAATTTTTGAGGCTTTAAAACAACATAAACCAGATATTAGACTTAAAAAACTCACATTAACTAATATTGGTCACTTTTCTCATGTTGAAATAGATTTTGATAAAGATATTACATGTTTAATCGGAGAGAATGGTTGTGGAAAAAGCACTATTTTAAAAACTTTGGCATTAGGAATAATAGGACCAAATTATAAGAAAATTGAAGAAAAAAGTAAAAGCAATTTACTTAAGATATTAGAATATACTGAAACAAGTATTTTATATAAAGATGGTACGATAATCTTGGATTACACAATCGATGGAGATTCATTCACTAATAGCATTGAAATAATTCCAAAAGATAATGGTAACGATATCATATTCAACTTGAAAGAGGATTCTAAGATAATATATAATGAGTATAACTTAAAATCATTAATTGTAGGGTTTCCTCAAGATAGAGGAATTGACAATCACGGACAAGATTCATTCCAAGTTAAACAAAGCCAACCACATATAGAAGATTTGATTCCTTTGATAAACGGAAAGGATGACTTTAGGTTAAAATCGTTTACCAGTTGGATTGCAAATTTATATTTTGATTTTGTAAAAAAGAACAAGGAGTTAGATGGAAATCAAAGTAATGAAGAGTTTTTAATTGATACAGCTTTTGAGATTATATCAAAAATTACCAAGAAAGAGATTAAATTTATAACTGTAACTAAAATTAACCCTCCTGAAATTTGGGTCAAAACACAAGATGCCCCAAATGGAATACCATTAAGTTTAATAAGTCAAGGATTTAAAATAGTTGTTAGCTGGGTAGGATATTTGATGCAGCGATTTATCGATACTTTCCCTCTTTCAAACCCTAATTCTGCATTTCAAGAAAGCGCTATCGTTATCATTGACGAGGTTGACATATCAATGCATCCGATATGGCAAGTTTCATTTATCGAAATTCTTAAAGATGTGTTTCCTAACACCCAATTTATAATCTCCACACATGACCCAATCATAATTGGTGGTCTTTTGAAAAAACAAGTACGGGTGTTAAAAGAGCATGAAGGACTCACTACAGTTTTTGAACCTGACTTTGACCCAAAAGGTTTAGGAGTTGCAGGTATACTAACTAGTGAGCTATTTGGATTAAAGTCAACATTAGATATTCATACATTGGAAATAATGAGTAGACGTAATGAGCTACTTTTAAAACAAGATATAGGAAAACTTTCTAGTGATGAAAAATCTGAGTTAAATGAAATATTTCATAATTTGAATAGTCTAGGAATTAATACAACAGATAGAGATCCATTGTATGAAAAGTTTATTGTTGCTGTTGGTAAGAGAGATAAATTTATAAAACAAAAATATTCTCCTGAAGAAATGGAACTCCAGAATGATATTGCATCTGAGATACTTGAAGAAATACTAAAAGAACAAAAAGAACAAAAATGA
- a CDS encoding GEVED domain-containing protein yields MFIYYPIDNCGTTINQAIQAGYGSYNNFACGGETSGVEHIYIFTPNQNGKYFITQNSAYGPIDYQIKLADGGCNENGWNCVSNLTGNTVSAYMDLNAGDEYYIMIDPSTITGGTVNFTLSCKAPTPANDECTGAVALTVNPTTACTTSTNGTTIGADETLPGCSGFADDDVWYTFVATNPTHVITVTPTTMYDAVFEVFEGTCAGGLNSWQCNDATGGTEAEGGTVTGLTVGQTYYVRVYSGPDAIGFGTFKICVTTPPNPCDTAPTVVTCGTPISQTLAAGYGSYGVSGCGLNTFGIEKIYSFTPTTSASYMIAQNASFSAVDYQFKEAALGCDEYNWNCIASLTDTATSPYFTLTAGVEYYILLDPELITGGTIDFTINCGVIPPDNDEACNATPLNVLLTCNYDTYSNTNASSSLFMNQPSCANYVNNDVWFSVVVPSTGMVVIDTQAGDVTNSGVAIYEGDCSILTEITCDDDSSANPLMSTVTVSGRTPGETLYVRFWENGGGSSGAFGICAMTPPPCDEPVAQATDFILGTVDNTAVNASFTGTATGYLIIQSTSSIPPLHPVNNTLYSALNITSLGFNYSFVANSPTPDFTATDITGNTHYYYYIYAYNNTNCAGPVYSALDPLVGDVITCVTEPVSVAVTNVTATGFSLNWFAPIGGNVIPITYTIEVATDAGFTAPVSGSPYTVLNPTISLNVTGLVINTTYYYRIKASTATCNSNYVSGTVFTGYCASTSVASTRYINSFTTTGGSTNINNTNSGYSASGYGPFIAQVVTQQIYGTVNFSAAFFNGSNTYGFNIWVDWNDDLDFNDAGEKVYASGSFVTAVTGSFSIPGSTTIGQHRMRIKADAGSLNPTPCGVITSGETEDYTLEVTPLPCSANPSALTAVFTSQTTATISWTAASPVPSGGYQYFYSTSAVPPVYASVPTGSVTSAITSVSLIGLNPAFTYYFWVRSYCDVANGPGVWIGPVTFSQSNCTTGSGIGTSALGCPSVVAGGLNLNGADPQPLNSCNAIGCTDLEAQYLHLGETTGYTVESIPYAPPYQYGCMANPLSINVDDVWSPVVNLPFNFCFYGNNYNKCLISSNGALSFDTVSNVPSGYSAWSFNSNVPNPILFKNAIFGVYQDIHPGVGGNIGWELITLNTGCRALVVSWKNVPMYACTSIKYTGMMVLYENTNIIEVYIQEKTTCPSWNNGNALIGLQNATGSQGIMAPNRNVNANWATTNEAWRFVPSGNSLTSVKWHEGSGTSGPVIATTDVVNVCPTATTTYTAEISYRLCNGTTLVETDETTVTIGGSKTWNGTVDADWSNDNNWTPVGIPTGSDCVVVPPTANDPIISGTGYNGLSGTLSILNNATLTVNPGNNITITDWVTVQPNALFQLENTSNLVQINNTTNTGNILYQRNASVRSYDYVYWSSPVANYNVNSITAPVASGSAFSWNTTVANTNGGQGNWEYASGSVMQPTKGYIVGGPPSFSPTVAAPLFGSFTGVPNNGTFTTTVYRGNDTNTAYHQGTNGAEISNFSDNWNLLGNPYPSAISGGRFLYQNRNVIEGNIRLWTHGTLPSISASPFYGTFVYNYNPGDYLTYNYSGTNCCPTAAEDLYVGAGQGFFVQMSDGPASNDVVTFNNSLRSAAFDNSVFYRQSARTSNAFEDIERHRIWLDIVGNNATDRTLIGYIEGATMSKDKFFDASAQYTGNLALYSLIGTDKYIIQGRALSFDNKDIVPLGVSIPATGKYTIGLAAVDGLFSNESQAIYLEDLVAGKTTNLKQKPYTFNANSGNNSTRFRLRYQIKRDDHKLDANYADVLLSKTENKVTVTATPIAMTHITVHDISGRLLFDSPTLHENSYTMEDLVANNQVLVITVALENGSKVTRKLIY; encoded by the coding sequence TTGTTTATCTATTACCCCATCGACAATTGCGGTACTACGATTAATCAGGCGATACAAGCCGGCTATGGCAGCTACAACAATTTTGCTTGTGGAGGCGAAACCAGTGGTGTAGAACATATCTATATCTTTACCCCTAACCAAAACGGAAAGTACTTCATTACCCAAAACAGCGCTTACGGCCCTATAGATTACCAAATAAAATTAGCCGATGGCGGTTGCAACGAAAACGGTTGGAACTGTGTATCGAATCTAACCGGTAACACCGTTAGTGCTTATATGGATTTAAATGCGGGCGATGAATATTATATTATGATTGACCCTTCTACCATTACCGGAGGCACGGTCAACTTTACCTTATCGTGTAAAGCGCCTACCCCCGCCAATGATGAATGTACCGGCGCGGTGGCCCTTACCGTAAATCCCACTACAGCTTGCACCACCAGTACTAACGGCACCACTATAGGTGCCGACGAAACCCTGCCCGGCTGTTCGGGCTTTGCCGATGATGATGTGTGGTACACTTTTGTAGCCACTAACCCTACCCATGTAATTACCGTTACGCCCACTACTATGTACGACGCGGTGTTTGAAGTGTTTGAAGGCACTTGCGCCGGAGGGCTGAATAGTTGGCAATGTAACGACGCTACTGGTGGCACTGAGGCTGAAGGCGGCACGGTTACCGGCTTAACCGTTGGCCAAACTTATTACGTAAGAGTCTATAGCGGCCCTGACGCCATTGGTTTCGGAACGTTCAAAATATGTGTAACCACGCCACCCAATCCGTGTGATACAGCGCCTACCGTAGTAACTTGCGGCACTCCAATATCCCAAACCTTAGCGGCAGGTTATGGCAGTTACGGCGTATCCGGTTGTGGTTTGAACACCTTCGGTATTGAAAAAATATATTCGTTTACCCCTACCACCTCAGCCAGTTATATGATAGCGCAAAACGCTTCTTTTTCGGCGGTAGATTACCAGTTCAAAGAGGCGGCTTTGGGGTGCGATGAATACAATTGGAACTGTATCGCCAGTTTAACCGATACGGCTACCAGCCCTTATTTTACACTAACCGCCGGAGTGGAATACTATATTTTACTGGATCCTGAACTGATTACCGGAGGCACAATCGACTTTACCATCAACTGTGGCGTTATCCCTCCTGACAATGATGAAGCTTGTAATGCTACGCCATTAAATGTGCTGTTGACCTGCAACTATGATACTTACAGCAACACCAATGCCAGCAGCAGTTTATTTATGAATCAGCCCTCTTGTGCTAACTATGTAAACAATGACGTATGGTTTAGCGTAGTGGTTCCTAGTACCGGAATGGTGGTTATTGACACCCAAGCGGGCGATGTGACCAATAGCGGCGTGGCCATCTATGAAGGCGATTGCAGCATCCTAACCGAAATTACTTGTGATGACGACAGCAGTGCCAACCCGCTAATGTCAACCGTAACCGTATCCGGCAGAACGCCCGGCGAAACCCTGTATGTGCGCTTTTGGGAAAACGGCGGAGGCAGCAGTGGGGCCTTTGGTATTTGCGCCATGACACCACCGCCTTGTGACGAACCGGTAGCGCAAGCCACCGATTTTATCTTAGGCACCGTTGACAACACTGCCGTAAATGCCAGCTTTACCGGTACAGCTACCGGCTATTTAATCATACAATCTACCTCGAGTATTCCGCCGTTGCATCCGGTTAACAATACGCTTTACAGTGCGCTCAACATTACTTCCTTAGGGTTCAATTATAGTTTTGTGGCCAACAGCCCTACGCCTGATTTTACGGCTACGGATATTACCGGCAACACCCATTACTACTACTATATTTATGCTTATAACAATACCAACTGTGCCGGACCGGTATACAGCGCCCTTGACCCACTCGTGGGTGATGTGATTACCTGTGTTACCGAACCGGTTAGTGTAGCCGTTACCAATGTAACCGCTACCGGGTTTTCACTCAATTGGTTTGCTCCGATTGGCGGCAATGTAATTCCGATTACGTATACCATTGAAGTGGCTACAGATGCCGGCTTTACGGCTCCGGTCAGCGGCTCACCGTATACCGTGCTCAATCCAACCATCAGTTTAAACGTGACGGGCTTGGTCATTAATACTACTTACTACTACCGTATAAAAGCCTCCACGGCTACTTGTAACAGTAATTATGTATCGGGCACTGTTTTCACAGGCTATTGTGCCTCGACTTCCGTTGCTTCCACACGCTACATCAACAGTTTTACCACTACCGGTGGCAGTACTAATATCAACAATACCAATTCAGGCTATTCTGCCTCAGGGTATGGCCCTTTTATAGCCCAAGTAGTTACCCAACAAATCTACGGAACCGTCAACTTTAGCGCGGCTTTCTTTAACGGGTCTAATACCTACGGCTTCAACATTTGGGTCGACTGGAACGATGATTTAGATTTTAATGATGCCGGTGAAAAAGTATACGCCTCAGGCTCGTTTGTGACTGCTGTTACGGGTTCGTTCAGCATTCCGGGCAGTACCACCATCGGACAACACCGTATGCGTATTAAGGCCGATGCCGGCTCACTCAACCCCACGCCTTGTGGGGTGATTACCAGTGGCGAAACGGAGGACTACACCCTCGAAGTGACGCCGCTACCCTGTTCGGCTAACCCTAGTGCTTTAACCGCTGTTTTTACCAGCCAGACCACAGCTACCATTAGCTGGACTGCCGCCTCCCCGGTACCAAGCGGCGGGTATCAGTATTTTTATTCTACCTCTGCGGTGCCACCGGTTTATGCTTCTGTGCCTACGGGCAGTGTAACCTCAGCCATTACCTCGGTTAGTTTAATAGGCTTAAACCCTGCCTTTACCTATTATTTCTGGGTGCGTTCGTATTGCGATGTGGCTAACGGCCCCGGCGTATGGATAGGTCCGGTTACGTTTTCACAATCCAATTGTACGACCGGTAGCGGTATAGGAACCTCGGCTTTAGGCTGCCCATCGGTAGTAGCCGGCGGGTTAAACTTAAACGGCGCCGACCCACAACCGCTCAACAGTTGTAACGCCATAGGATGTACCGATTTAGAAGCCCAATACCTCCACTTAGGCGAAACGACCGGCTATACCGTGGAGTCTATCCCTTATGCCCCGCCTTACCAGTATGGCTGTATGGCCAATCCGCTAAGCATCAACGTGGATGATGTGTGGTCACCGGTGGTCAACCTGCCTTTTAACTTTTGCTTTTACGGCAACAACTACAACAAATGCCTAATCAGTTCTAACGGTGCCCTTTCGTTTGATACCGTCAGCAACGTGCCTAGTGGGTACTCCGCTTGGTCTTTTAACAGCAATGTGCCGAATCCTATTTTGTTTAAAAATGCCATTTTTGGTGTTTATCAAGACATCCACCCCGGCGTGGGCGGAAATATCGGGTGGGAACTAATTACCCTGAACACCGGCTGTAGAGCCTTAGTGGTGTCGTGGAAAAACGTACCGATGTACGCCTGCACCTCCATCAAATACACCGGTATGATGGTGCTGTATGAAAACACGAACATCATTGAAGTATACATCCAAGAAAAAACAACCTGCCCCAGCTGGAACAATGGTAACGCTTTGATAGGCTTGCAAAACGCGACTGGCAGTCAGGGGATTATGGCACCCAACCGCAACGTAAATGCCAATTGGGCGACCACCAACGAAGCTTGGCGCTTTGTGCCTTCGGGCAATTCGTTAACCAGCGTGAAATGGCACGAAGGCTCAGGCACTTCGGGACCGGTGATTGCTACTACCGATGTAGTTAATGTATGTCCAACGGCCACCACGACCTATACCGCCGAAATAAGTTACCGCCTTTGCAACGGTACCACCTTGGTAGAAACCGATGAAACTACGGTAACGATAGGCGGCAGCAAAACTTGGAACGGTACGGTAGACGCAGACTGGAGCAACGACAACAACTGGACACCGGTAGGCATTCCAACAGGTTCCGATTGTGTGGTAGTGCCTCCAACGGCCAACGACCCTATCATTTCGGGCACGGGCTACAATGGGTTATCGGGTACTTTATCCATTTTAAACAATGCCACGCTAACGGTAAACCCCGGCAACAACATTACCATTACGGACTGGGTAACGGTGCAACCTAATGCCCTATTTCAGTTGGAAAACACTTCCAATCTTGTCCAAATTAACAACACTACCAACACCGGAAATATCCTTTACCAACGCAACGCCTCGGTAAGAAGCTACGACTATGTGTACTGGTCCTCGCCGGTGGCCAACTATAATGTGAACAGCATAACGGCTCCGGTAGCCTCGGGCTCCGCGTTCAGTTGGAATACTACTGTAGCCAATACCAATGGCGGTCAGGGCAACTGGGAATATGCTTCGGGCAGTGTTATGCAACCGACCAAAGGGTATATAGTAGGCGGCCCGCCTTCCTTTAGTCCTACGGTAGCCGCACCGCTTTTCGGTAGCTTTACCGGAGTGCCTAACAACGGTACTTTTACCACTACGGTATACCGAGGCAATGACACCAACACCGCTTACCATCAAGGAACTAACGGGGCCGAGATCAGCAACTTCAGTGACAACTGGAACTTGCTGGGTAACCCTTACCCTTCGGCCATCAGTGGCGGACGCTTTTTATATCAAAACCGAAATGTAATCGAAGGAAACATCAGGCTTTGGACACACGGTACCTTGCCGTCCATCTCCGCCAGCCCGTTTTACGGCACTTTTGTTTACAATTACAACCCGGGCGATTACCTGACCTATAATTACAGCGGTACCAATTGCTGTCCAACCGCAGCCGAAGATTTATATGTGGGTGCCGGCCAAGGGTTCTTTGTGCAAATGAGCGATGGCCCTGCTTCGAATGATGTAGTTACTTTTAACAACTCCCTACGCAGTGCAGCCTTTGACAACAGTGTATTTTACCGCCAATCCGCCCGAACTTCTAACGCCTTTGAAGATATCGAACGCCACCGCATTTGGTTGGATATCGTAGGCAATAATGCTACCGATAGAACGTTGATAGGCTATATTGAAGGCGCCACGATGAGCAAAGACAAGTTCTTTGATGCCTCGGCGCAGTATACCGGCAACTTGGCGCTGTATTCGTTAATAGGTACCGATAAATACATCATACAAGGGCGCGCGCTTTCGTTTGACAATAAAGATATAGTGCCTTTGGGCGTCAGCATACCGGCTACAGGCAAATACACTATAGGATTGGCTGCGGTTGATGGTTTGTTCAGCAACGAGAGTCAGGCTATTTATTTAGAAGACTTGGTAGCCGGAAAAACCACCAACCTAAAACAGAAACCCTATACGTTTAACGCCAACAGCGGGAACAACAGTACCCGTTTCCGACTGCGCTACCAAATTAAACGAGACGACCATAAGCTAGACGCCAACTACGCTGACGTACTACTGAGCAAAACAGAGAACAAGGTTACGGTGACAGCCACCCCTATAGCCATGACCCATATAACAGTGCATGATATTTCGGGTCGCTTGTTGTTTGATTCGCCTACTCTGCATGAAAACAGTTATACTATGGAGGATTTGGTGGCCAACAATCAGGTGTTAGTCATAACGGTTGCACTGGAAAACGGCAGTAAAGTCACCCGTAAATTGATTTATTAA
- a CDS encoding MFS transporter, protein MSDKSTKGIWKVISASSMGTMIEWYDFYIFGSLAVVISTKFFPADNPTAAFLSTLATFAAGFVVRPFGALFFGRLGDLIGRKYTFMVTLLLMGGATFLIGCIPSYETIGFMAPLLVLLLRLLQGLALGGEYGGAATYVAEHAPKGQKGYWTSWIQTTATVGLFISLMVILITKNVLSKEAFEEWGWRVPFWVSILMVLVSYIIRKNMHESPVFAKAKSEGKTSTNPLKESFGNKYNLKFVLLALFGATMGQGVVWYTGQFYAMNFMKTVQCVDSSQVDTLLGIALLIGTPFFIIFGWLSDKVGRKYIMMGGMLLAIICYRPIYKAMYQTTDVTLKTEVVANTTTVPSMKEVDATKMDSIYTTNKTYTDGTTVEEIKTKHFEAGKLMVDDKGKDKVETKITKMITDSDKMMLMFLVFLQVLFVTMVYGPIAAFLVEMFPTKIRYTSMSLPYHVGNGIFGGLLPAISTYFVTSAKDAGDAEFYLEGLWYPIGIAAVCFVIGMIYIDRKINTLHE, encoded by the coding sequence ATGAGCGATAAATCAACAAAAGGAATCTGGAAAGTAATCTCCGCTTCCTCTATGGGTACCATGATTGAGTGGTATGACTTTTACATCTTCGGTAGTTTGGCCGTAGTGATTTCTACTAAATTCTTTCCGGCCGATAACCCTACAGCGGCATTCTTGTCTACCTTAGCCACCTTTGCGGCAGGGTTTGTAGTGCGACCTTTCGGGGCGTTGTTCTTCGGACGCTTGGGCGACTTAATCGGAAGAAAGTATACCTTTATGGTAACCTTACTCTTGATGGGTGGAGCGACCTTCTTAATAGGCTGTATCCCGAGTTATGAAACTATAGGTTTTATGGCACCGTTACTGGTATTACTGCTTCGTTTACTACAAGGGTTAGCCCTGGGTGGTGAATACGGTGGTGCCGCCACTTATGTAGCGGAACATGCTCCTAAAGGGCAAAAAGGCTACTGGACTTCTTGGATACAAACCACGGCCACCGTGGGGCTTTTCATTTCATTAATGGTGATCCTGATTACTAAAAACGTCTTGTCTAAAGAGGCATTTGAAGAATGGGGTTGGAGAGTACCGTTTTGGGTTTCTATCCTAATGGTATTGGTATCGTACATTATTCGTAAAAACATGCACGAATCACCTGTTTTTGCCAAAGCCAAATCAGAAGGAAAAACCAGTACCAATCCGTTAAAAGAAAGTTTTGGTAACAAGTACAACTTAAAATTTGTTTTATTGGCTTTATTCGGAGCCACTATGGGACAAGGAGTGGTGTGGTATACCGGTCAGTTTTATGCCATGAACTTCATGAAAACCGTGCAGTGTGTTGATTCCTCACAAGTAGACACACTCTTGGGAATAGCATTACTAATCGGTACACCCTTCTTTATCATCTTCGGATGGTTGAGCGATAAAGTGGGTAGAAAGTATATTATGATGGGAGGGATGTTGTTGGCTATTATTTGCTATCGTCCTATCTACAAAGCGATGTATCAAACTACTGATGTGACGTTAAAAACCGAAGTAGTAGCCAATACCACTACAGTCCCTTCGATGAAAGAGGTAGACGCTACCAAAATGGATTCGATTTACACTACCAATAAAACTTATACCGATGGAACTACTGTGGAGGAAATCAAAACCAAGCATTTTGAAGCCGGTAAGTTAATGGTGGATGATAAAGGCAAAGACAAGGTAGAAACCAAAATCACTAAAATGATTACAGACAGTGATAAAATGATGTTGATGTTCTTGGTATTCCTGCAAGTACTTTTTGTAACGATGGTTTATGGGCCTATTGCAGCCTTCTTGGTAGAGATGTTCCCAACCAAAATCAGATACACTTCAATGTCCTTGCCTTACCACGTGGGGAACGGAATTTTCGGTGGATTGCTACCGGCTATCTCTACCTATTTCGTAACTTCGGCCAAGGATGCCGGTGACGCCGAGTTTTATTTGGAAGGACTTTGGTACCCAATTGGTATTGCTGCAGTCTGTTTCGTCATAGGAATGATATACATCGACAGAAAAATTAATACGCTTCACGAATAA
- a CDS encoding DUF6814 family protein, with amino-acid sequence MNTLKKYLGIVWILLAAAVAYYCIGIFGGKLTSGKQDDLVFGIIIFFILLPLVVTGLLLFGYYCITDEYEEDYD; translated from the coding sequence ATGAACACATTAAAAAAATATTTAGGCATTGTATGGATACTGTTAGCAGCCGCGGTTGCGTATTATTGTATCGGTATTTTCGGGGGTAAATTAACTTCCGGCAAACAAGATGATTTAGTTTTCGGCATCATCATCTTCTTTATTTTGTTGCCCTTGGTGGTAACAGGATTGCTATTATTTGGTTATTATTGTATAACCGATGAATACGAAGAAGATTACGATTAG
- a CDS encoding DUF6266 family protein produces the protein MGTYNKGILGPFSGKVGTVVGANWRGKDVMRSLPKKTDRTPTDTQLLQREKFTAVSNFLTPISPVISKCFGSGSGELTRRNQAMSYHMKEAVTYVDPDFEIDFAKVMVAKGDLPGVQNPAVSSPNPNTLKYDWDDNSGQGSAKATDTLVVVVFAPATGLYYYTLNAAARVSKVAVITLPTFFAGVEVQSWISFVAEDGKSYATSVYMGAIVVS, from the coding sequence ATGGGAACTTACAACAAGGGCATCTTAGGCCCATTTTCAGGAAAAGTTGGTACCGTGGTGGGTGCCAATTGGCGTGGTAAAGACGTGATGCGTTCTTTACCCAAAAAAACCGACCGTACCCCAACGGACACCCAACTCTTGCAACGCGAGAAATTTACGGCAGTGTCTAATTTTTTAACCCCCATCAGCCCCGTCATCAGCAAGTGCTTCGGGTCGGGCAGTGGCGAGCTCACCCGTCGCAACCAGGCCATGTCGTACCACATGAAAGAGGCGGTGACGTATGTAGACCCCGACTTTGAGATTGACTTTGCCAAAGTGATGGTCGCCAAAGGAGACTTACCGGGCGTGCAAAACCCCGCTGTTTCGTCGCCCAACCCCAACACCCTAAAATACGATTGGGACGATAACTCCGGGCAGGGTTCAGCCAAGGCTACCGATACGTTGGTCGTAGTGGTGTTTGCTCCGGCTACCGGCTTGTACTATTACACGCTGAATGCCGCTGCCAGGGTTAGTAAAGTAGCCGTGATTACCTTGCCTACGTTTTTTGCCGGGGTTGAGGTGCAAAGCTGGATTAGCTTTGTGGCCGAAGACGGGAAAAGCTATGCTACCAGTGTATACATGGGCGCAATAGTGGTATCCTAG